In Streptomyces sp. SLBN-118, the following are encoded in one genomic region:
- a CDS encoding LysR family transcriptional regulator, which yields MTPTLQQLRYLVAVADCRSITAAASSVYIAQPALSRSIQSLERDLGVELLDRRRRRATLTPEGARVVRLARTVLDAVEAIEDIRPAHGGSSRASLTVAATPTLSLDLAADLVPSFAERHPGIDVRLLAQDSREALVRALTDGVAELGLVDLPLDKDLSTHHLQDREVVLISPPGSGLPDPIPFRMLGGLRMVLPTPGTGRRTELEAMFGQIGVRAVPVVEADERLAWVTSVADGLGSLIWYRDMVLRAFGHRVEVRSFTPPLLRAVGIAHPRRPLSRAARAFLWHARHHAPVREPAR from the coding sequence ATGACCCCCACACTCCAGCAGTTGCGGTACCTCGTCGCCGTGGCGGACTGCCGCTCGATAACAGCCGCCGCGTCCTCCGTCTACATCGCCCAGCCCGCGCTCTCGCGGTCCATCCAGTCCCTCGAACGGGATCTCGGCGTGGAGCTCCTGGACCGCAGGAGGAGGCGGGCGACCCTCACCCCGGAAGGCGCTCGCGTCGTCCGCCTGGCCCGTACCGTCCTCGACGCCGTGGAAGCCATCGAGGACATCCGCCCCGCGCACGGCGGGAGTTCGCGTGCCTCCCTGACGGTGGCCGCCACCCCGACCCTCTCCCTCGACCTCGCCGCCGATCTCGTGCCGTCCTTCGCCGAGCGCCACCCGGGAATCGACGTACGTCTTCTCGCGCAGGACAGCCGCGAGGCTCTGGTGCGTGCCTTGACGGACGGCGTGGCGGAGCTGGGCCTGGTCGATCTGCCGCTCGACAAGGACCTGTCGACGCACCATCTCCAGGACCGTGAAGTCGTCCTGATCTCCCCGCCCGGCTCCGGGCTGCCCGACCCGATCCCGTTCCGGATGCTGGGAGGCCTGCGGATGGTGCTCCCGACCCCAGGCACCGGCCGGCGCACCGAGCTGGAGGCGATGTTCGGACAGATCGGCGTGCGCGCCGTGCCCGTGGTGGAAGCGGATGAGCGGCTGGCCTGGGTGACCAGCGTCGCAGACGGGCTCGGCTCGCTGATCTGGTACCGGGACATGGTGTTACGGGCCTTCGGCCATCGCGTGGAGGTCCGTTCCTTCACCCCGCCGCTTCTTCGCGCCGTCGGCATCGCCCACCCGCGCCGCCCGCTCAGCCGTGCCGCGCGCGCCTTCCTCTGGCACGCCCGGCACCACGCGCCCGTCCGGGAGCCCGCCAGATGA
- a CDS encoding nucleoside hydrolase: MPVPIIIDCDPGHDDALAIILAAGDPAIDLLAITTVAGNQTVEKTTLNARRVCTVAGITGVPIAAGCAQPLVQPLLVADDVHGDSGMDGPRFGEPTVDALPEHAVDLIHRILTGHPEPVTLVPTAPLTNIALLLTRYPDSAAHIREIVLMGGSTGRGNRTPAAEFNIHVDPEAADIVFRSGVPVTMCGLNVTHQALATPDILARLEGLGTELARTCAELITYFASTYKRLWGFDSPPLHDPVAVARVIDPAIVNCVEASVAVELRGQYTRGATVVDMHRYLDRPVNARVAVTLEAELFWDRVIAAVETLGKGGART, from the coding sequence GTGCCCGTCCCGATCATCATCGACTGCGACCCCGGCCACGACGACGCCCTCGCCATCATCCTCGCCGCGGGAGACCCGGCGATCGACCTGCTGGCCATCACCACGGTTGCCGGCAATCAGACGGTCGAGAAGACCACCCTCAACGCCCGCCGGGTCTGCACGGTCGCCGGGATCACAGGCGTACCCATCGCGGCCGGATGCGCACAGCCACTCGTACAGCCGCTGCTCGTGGCGGACGACGTCCACGGCGACTCGGGCATGGACGGGCCGCGGTTCGGGGAACCCACCGTTGATGCTCTCCCCGAGCACGCGGTGGACCTCATCCACCGGATCCTGACCGGGCACCCCGAACCCGTCACCCTCGTCCCCACAGCCCCGCTGACCAATATCGCCCTGCTGCTCACCCGCTATCCCGACAGTGCCGCGCACATCCGCGAGATCGTGCTCATGGGCGGCTCCACCGGTCGCGGCAACAGGACCCCGGCCGCCGAATTCAACATCCACGTCGATCCCGAAGCCGCGGACATCGTCTTCCGCAGCGGCGTACCGGTCACCATGTGCGGGCTCAATGTGACCCACCAGGCACTCGCCACGCCCGACATCCTGGCCCGCCTCGAAGGACTCGGCACAGAACTCGCCCGTACCTGCGCCGAGCTGATCACCTATTTCGCGTCCACGTACAAGCGGCTGTGGGGCTTCGACTCCCCGCCGCTGCACGATCCCGTCGCGGTGGCCCGCGTCATCGACCCCGCGATCGTGAACTGCGTCGAGGCGAGCGTGGCGGTGGAACTGCGCGGACAGTACACACGCGGGGCAACCGTGGTGGACATGCACCGGTACCTGGACCGGCCCGTGAACGCGCGAGTCGCCGTGACACTGGAGGCGGAACTGTTCTGGGACCGGGTGATCGCGGCCGTGGAGACACTTGGGAAGGGCGGGGCGCGAACCTAG
- a CDS encoding methyltransferase domain-containing protein, with protein sequence MRDSRPTSAFHSGNITASATDTLVAVLDMQASSAGVRRLRDWAQLGVAARPGERAVDIGSGTGAVTRVLAAAVVPDGEAIGVEPNPGLRAVAGQRAAEAGSPARFVDGDALALPIADLDADVVWCERVFQHLAEPDRAAAEIARILRPGGRVALLDTDWATTILHPGHPEVVGALTEGALAAAANPYAGRKLAGQLAAVGLEIDDLGSQALIQDPREVTWPLVKMLAETALRRELITEEQRDTLYADLSAAAEQGALHMSVTMFGVIARRPA encoded by the coding sequence ATGCGGGACTCGCGGCCGACCTCGGCATTTCACTCGGGCAACATCACCGCCTCCGCCACCGACACCTTGGTGGCGGTGCTGGACATGCAGGCGTCGAGCGCCGGCGTACGGCGGCTGCGTGACTGGGCGCAGCTCGGTGTGGCCGCGCGGCCCGGCGAGCGGGCCGTGGACATCGGCTCCGGTACCGGCGCGGTGACCCGGGTGCTGGCTGCGGCGGTGGTGCCGGACGGTGAGGCGATCGGAGTGGAGCCGAATCCCGGTCTGCGCGCGGTGGCCGGGCAGCGCGCTGCCGAGGCCGGCAGCCCGGCACGATTCGTCGACGGCGACGCACTGGCGCTGCCGATCGCTGACTTGGACGCCGATGTCGTCTGGTGCGAGCGGGTCTTCCAGCACCTCGCCGAGCCGGACAGGGCGGCCGCCGAGATCGCGCGAATCCTGCGCCCCGGCGGCAGGGTTGCGCTGCTGGACACCGACTGGGCGACCACGATCCTGCACCCCGGTCACCCGGAGGTGGTCGGGGCGCTGACGGAAGGTGCTCTCGCTGCCGCCGCCAACCCGTACGCCGGGCGCAAACTGGCGGGTCAGTTGGCCGCGGTGGGACTCGAGATCGACGACCTCGGCTCGCAGGCACTGATCCAGGACCCGCGCGAGGTCACCTGGCCGCTCGTCAAGATGCTTGCGGAGACGGCCCTGCGGCGCGAGCTGATCACTGAGGAGCAGCGGGACACGCTGTACGCCGATCTGAGTGCCGCCGCCGAACAGGGCGCCCTGCACATGTCCGTGACCATGTTCGGCGTCATCGCGCGTCGTCCGGCCTGA
- a CDS encoding NPP1 family protein — protein sequence MSHRPRRVRTGSVAAVSLLSGLLFVTGPGASANEPLPEGPATLQDFAAASVPQWNFARANRNDPCWPESAFDGNGNPADGGNVQYWPNSDGGCAPHGAPFPTYYTVQKCNADEIRVAFTIYQATSGFRPSGHRHDFEHVEVVWRKNGTAWTRDRLLLSAHGDHRVVAWGNAESWNHDRGHAAKGLEHPRIFVGYGSHSMYNNQGGLKDVISAYTNEYRHADHPVWADQGGGLVEVAKDSPLQQKFEANAGAWGSANGNPGKVARESCSH from the coding sequence ATGTCCCACCGACCCCGCCGCGTCCGGACGGGTTCCGTCGCTGCCGTATCCCTGCTATCGGGCCTGCTCTTCGTGACGGGCCCCGGCGCATCGGCCAACGAACCCCTTCCCGAAGGACCCGCCACCCTCCAGGACTTCGCCGCGGCATCCGTACCGCAGTGGAATTTCGCCCGCGCCAATCGCAACGATCCGTGCTGGCCCGAGTCCGCATTCGACGGCAACGGCAATCCGGCGGACGGCGGCAACGTACAGTACTGGCCGAACAGCGACGGTGGTTGCGCGCCGCACGGTGCGCCGTTCCCCACGTACTACACGGTCCAGAAGTGCAACGCCGACGAAATCCGAGTCGCGTTCACCATCTACCAGGCCACCAGCGGCTTCCGGCCCTCGGGCCACCGGCACGACTTCGAGCATGTGGAGGTCGTCTGGCGGAAGAACGGCACCGCCTGGACCCGCGACCGGCTCCTGCTCAGCGCGCACGGCGACCATCGCGTGGTGGCCTGGGGCAACGCGGAGAGCTGGAATCACGACCGCGGACACGCGGCAAAGGGCCTGGAACACCCGCGGATCTTCGTCGGGTACGGCAGCCACTCGATGTACAACAACCAGGGCGGACTCAAGGACGTCATTTCCGCCTACACCAATGAGTACCGGCACGCCGACCATCCGGTATGGGCGGATCAGGGCGGCGGACTCGTGGAGGTCGCCAAGGACAGTCCGCTGCAGCAGAAGTTCGAGGCGAACGCGGGGGCGTGGGGAAGCGCCAACGGCAACCCCGGCAAGGTGGCGCGGGAGTCCTGTTCCCACTGA
- a CDS encoding antibiotic biosynthesis monooxygenase yields the protein MPSVVKINVLTVPAEQRETLEKRFASRAHAVENSDGFEWFELLRPVEGTDNYLVYTRWRDEESFQAWLEGPMKAAHQGAGDHSKPAASGSTLWSFEVVQQAAPKGD from the coding sequence GTGCCCAGCGTTGTAAAAATCAACGTCCTGACGGTCCCCGCTGAGCAGCGGGAAACCCTGGAGAAGCGGTTCGCGTCCCGCGCCCATGCCGTCGAGAACTCGGACGGTTTCGAGTGGTTCGAACTCCTGCGCCCGGTCGAAGGCACCGACAACTACCTCGTGTACACGCGGTGGCGCGACGAGGAGTCCTTCCAGGCTTGGCTGGAAGGACCTATGAAGGCAGCACACCAGGGTGCCGGCGACCACTCCAAGCCCGCGGCATCCGGTTCCACACTCTGGTCCTTCGAGGTCGTACAGCAGGCGGCGCCGAAGGGCGACTAG
- a CDS encoding helix-turn-helix transcriptional regulator: protein MQVPLYQAKAEFFRMLGHPVRIRVLELLQNGPVPVRDLLAEIEIEPSNLSQQLAVLRRSGIVVSIRDGATVSYALAGGDVAELLRAARRILTELIVGQGELLAELRQADVSR from the coding sequence ATGCAGGTACCGCTGTACCAGGCCAAGGCGGAGTTCTTCCGCATGCTCGGACACCCAGTCCGCATTCGCGTGCTGGAGCTGCTGCAGAACGGCCCCGTGCCCGTGCGAGACCTGCTTGCCGAGATCGAGATCGAGCCGTCGAACCTGTCCCAGCAGCTCGCGGTGCTGCGCCGCTCCGGAATTGTCGTGTCCATCCGGGACGGCGCCACCGTCAGTTACGCCCTGGCCGGTGGAGACGTCGCCGAGCTGCTCCGCGCGGCTCGCCGTATCCTCACCGAACTCATCGTCGGTCAGGGCGAATTGCTGGCCGAGCTGCGGCAGGCCGACGTGAGTCGATGA
- a CDS encoding serine/threonine-protein kinase has protein sequence MNTWSVPGYTETRELGSGGSGRVVLAVHDATGVPVAVKYLNERMRSDSAFVQDFRAEARLLGDLDSPYVVGLYEYVEAPQGAAIVMELVDGVALRALLRREGATGPEAALVVLKGSLLGLAAAHRAGVVHRDYKPENVLVAADGSSKLVDFGIAAGRGSTPGVAGTPAYMAPEQWNGEPASPAADVYAATATFYECLTGRKPYTGENFAELALQHIDAPVPDEDAPEPVRPLIRRGMAKEPRKRPENAEAFVAELEEIAGAAYGPDWEEKGQRKLAALAALLPLLFPSAAGQSAGTTAFATTAVTSGWRRIFKPGLRGILTGAAAVLLAIAVAVAARAGGDGPTRTTAHAVATTSARPGVSGAPPVWPSASASPSPSASASVSDSPSAGASTTSAAPTPGATLPTTTAPSPSPSLSAPTTEPSPSPPSTPPVAVKSVSVTSLRQVGPTSGTASIDVTTDGTGPVTVVISWFTSDVKGDLGTPDGSQTFVRSGATQYTIALDHTFQGQGCYWGVRATTSPAAANGSSSQQIWIRRCIIT, from the coding sequence ATGAACACATGGTCGGTCCCCGGGTATACAGAGACCCGGGAACTGGGCTCCGGAGGCAGTGGGCGTGTCGTCCTGGCCGTCCACGACGCGACCGGTGTGCCGGTGGCCGTCAAATACCTCAACGAGCGGATGCGTAGCGATTCCGCTTTCGTACAGGACTTCCGGGCGGAGGCACGCCTGCTCGGCGATCTCGACTCGCCGTACGTCGTCGGGCTGTACGAGTACGTGGAGGCTCCGCAGGGCGCCGCCATCGTGATGGAACTGGTCGACGGCGTCGCCCTGCGCGCCCTGCTCCGACGGGAGGGAGCCACCGGTCCCGAAGCGGCGCTGGTGGTCCTGAAGGGCTCGCTGCTGGGCCTGGCGGCCGCGCACCGGGCAGGTGTCGTGCACCGCGACTACAAGCCGGAGAACGTCCTGGTCGCGGCAGACGGCTCGTCCAAGCTGGTCGACTTCGGTATCGCGGCGGGGCGGGGCAGCACACCGGGCGTCGCGGGCACTCCCGCCTACATGGCGCCGGAGCAGTGGAACGGGGAGCCCGCCTCACCGGCCGCCGACGTCTATGCGGCGACCGCGACCTTCTACGAGTGCCTGACCGGCCGCAAGCCGTACACCGGCGAGAACTTCGCCGAGCTCGCGCTGCAGCACATCGACGCACCGGTTCCCGACGAGGACGCGCCGGAGCCGGTGCGCCCGCTCATCCGGCGCGGGATGGCCAAGGAGCCACGCAAGCGGCCCGAGAACGCGGAGGCGTTCGTCGCCGAGCTCGAAGAGATCGCGGGCGCGGCGTACGGCCCGGACTGGGAGGAGAAGGGTCAGCGCAAGCTCGCCGCTCTCGCCGCGCTCCTGCCGCTGCTCTTCCCCTCGGCCGCGGGCCAGTCCGCGGGAACAACCGCGTTCGCCACGACGGCTGTGACCAGCGGCTGGCGCCGCATCTTCAAGCCCGGCCTGCGGGGAATACTGACGGGTGCCGCGGCCGTGCTGCTGGCCATCGCGGTCGCCGTCGCCGCGCGTGCGGGCGGGGACGGTCCCACGCGGACGACGGCTCATGCCGTCGCCACCACGAGCGCGCGGCCGGGCGTGAGCGGCGCCCCGCCCGTCTGGCCCTCCGCCTCCGCGAGCCCGTCCCCCTCTGCCAGTGCCTCGGTCTCCGACTCGCCTTCCGCCGGTGCGAGTACGACGTCCGCGGCACCGACACCTGGGGCGACTCTGCCCACCACCACCGCACCGTCGCCGTCGCCGTCTCTCTCCGCTCCGACCACGGAGCCCAGCCCCTCCCCTCCCAGCACGCCACCCGTAGCCGTGAAGTCGGTGTCGGTCACGAGCTTGCGGCAGGTCGGTCCCACCAGTGGTACCGCGTCGATCGACGTCACCACGGACGGGACCGGTCCGGTGACCGTCGTCATCTCGTGGTTCACCAGCGACGTGAAGGGCGACCTGGGGACGCCGGACGGCTCGCAGACCTTCGTACGGAGCGGAGCGACGCAGTACACGATCGCTCTTGACCACACCTTCCAGGGGCAGGGCTGCTACTGGGGTGTTCGGGCGACGACGAGCCCGGCTGCCGCGAACGGCAGTTCCTCGCAGCAGATCTGGATCCGGCGGTGCATAATCACATGA
- the cseB gene encoding two-component system response regulator CseB, translating into MTSPAATPGSATEAHLLLVEDDEVIRNTVRMLLERYGFTVSAAADGLSGLEMFRERHPDLLLLDVMLPELDGIGLCRRIRELSLAPILMMSARGDALDVVSGLEAGADDYVVKPVESAVLVARIRSLLRRASFTPAHPAGGAGPGAGGSDTTTMTFGDLAIDTRGMEVHRAGQPLALTPTELRMLLEFAASPGVVLERRTLLSRVWDHAWHGDTRVVDLHVQRLRAKIGAERIETVRGFGYKLRR; encoded by the coding sequence ATGACAAGTCCTGCCGCCACGCCCGGCAGCGCCACCGAGGCGCATCTGCTGCTCGTCGAGGACGACGAGGTCATCCGCAACACCGTCCGCATGCTCCTCGAACGCTATGGCTTCACCGTCTCCGCCGCCGCCGACGGCCTGTCCGGTCTTGAGATGTTCCGCGAGCGGCACCCCGACCTGCTGCTCCTCGACGTCATGCTGCCCGAGCTCGACGGCATCGGACTGTGCCGCCGGATCCGCGAACTGAGCCTCGCCCCCATCCTGATGATGTCCGCGCGCGGCGATGCCCTCGACGTGGTGTCCGGCCTTGAGGCGGGTGCCGACGACTATGTCGTCAAGCCGGTCGAGAGCGCCGTACTCGTCGCGCGGATCCGCTCACTGCTGCGCCGCGCCTCCTTCACCCCCGCCCACCCCGCGGGCGGTGCGGGGCCCGGTGCGGGTGGCAGTGACACGACCACGATGACCTTCGGGGATCTGGCCATCGACACCCGGGGCATGGAAGTGCACCGCGCGGGACAGCCGCTCGCTCTCACCCCCACCGAACTGCGGATGCTGCTCGAATTCGCCGCGTCCCCAGGTGTCGTGCTGGAGCGCCGGACCCTGCTCAGCCGCGTGTGGGACCACGCCTGGCACGGCGACACCCGCGTCGTCGATCTGCATGTGCAGCGGCTGCGGGCGAAGATCGGCGCCGAACGGATCGAAACGGTCCGCGGCTTCGGCTACAAGCTGCGGCGCTGA
- a CDS encoding HAMP domain-containing sensor histidine kinase, with amino-acid sequence MPLRWRIAALVAVAICAVAAAVGVIVHQASRDRELNQAREAARTTLDRAAAAYTRSGTVQGTGAVLDAPGLPAGLRSLAAKGRQGTEYDAGATGPAMWAARPAGEQVLSVRVDMTTALGDISALDTSIAWAGALTTAVVLPLGVLSAGRMSRRLRSAAGTARRIADGDLDARIEAEPRPRDEIAEISTAVDTMAAALQQRLRSEQRFTADVAHELRTPLMGLVTAAELLSEGEAAGYVRDRVRVLAALVEDLLEISRLDAGGEQADLSPCPLGSLVEDITLSTGMSVRLVVEEGAGEATVWTDPRRLERILTNLIANAHRHGRAPVTVTVSADGRTVTVRDHGGGYPDSLLEDGPQRFRTGARERGTGTGLGLTIALGQAGVIGATIEFTNAPGGGARAALQLPEPGPIHD; translated from the coding sequence ATGCCGCTGAGATGGCGTATCGCCGCCCTCGTCGCCGTTGCCATCTGCGCCGTCGCCGCGGCCGTCGGCGTGATCGTCCACCAGGCCTCGCGCGACCGGGAGCTGAACCAGGCCCGCGAGGCTGCCCGGACCACACTCGACCGGGCGGCCGCCGCCTACACCCGCAGCGGCACCGTCCAGGGCACCGGCGCCGTCCTCGACGCACCCGGACTGCCCGCCGGGCTGCGAAGCCTCGCCGCCAAGGGCCGCCAGGGAACGGAGTACGACGCCGGGGCGACCGGGCCCGCGATGTGGGCAGCGCGCCCCGCGGGTGAGCAAGTGCTGTCCGTACGCGTCGACATGACCACCGCGCTGGGGGACATCAGCGCTCTCGACACGAGCATCGCCTGGGCCGGGGCGCTCACGACCGCGGTTGTGCTGCCGCTCGGAGTACTCAGCGCCGGCCGGATGAGCCGCCGGCTGCGCAGCGCGGCGGGCACCGCGCGGCGCATCGCCGACGGCGACCTCGACGCCCGTATCGAGGCCGAGCCCCGGCCGCGCGACGAAATCGCCGAGATCTCCACCGCAGTCGACACCATGGCCGCGGCTCTGCAGCAACGACTGCGCAGCGAACAGCGTTTCACCGCTGATGTGGCGCATGAACTGCGCACTCCGCTGATGGGTCTGGTCACCGCCGCCGAACTGCTCTCCGAAGGGGAGGCGGCCGGATACGTCCGCGACCGAGTACGCGTGCTGGCCGCGCTCGTCGAGGATCTGCTGGAGATCTCCCGGCTGGACGCCGGCGGCGAACAGGCCGACCTCTCGCCCTGTCCGCTCGGCTCCCTGGTCGAGGACATCACCCTGAGCACCGGCATGTCCGTGCGCCTTGTGGTTGAGGAGGGAGCGGGCGAGGCGACTGTGTGGACCGATCCCCGGCGCCTGGAACGCATCCTCACCAACCTGATAGCCAACGCCCACCGGCACGGCCGCGCGCCCGTCACGGTCACCGTCTCCGCTGACGGCAGGACCGTGACGGTGCGCGATCACGGCGGCGGCTACCCGGACTCCCTGCTCGAGGACGGACCCCAGCGTTTCCGCACGGGTGCCCGCGAGCGCGGTACCGGAACCGGTCTGGGGCTGACCATCGCCCTGGGCCAGGCGGGCGTCATCGGCGCGACGATCGAGTTCACGAATGCGCCCGGCGGCGGCGCGCGTGCCGCTCTCCAACTCCCCGAGCCCGGGCCGATACACGACTGA
- a CDS encoding transglycosylase domain-containing protein — MFTWRKALAGVISLVALLIGGFTVLYVAIDIPKANELAQAQSNVYLFSDGTRLARTGEINRETVPLSKVPTDVRRAFVAAENKDFYSDSGVSLSGTARGILSTLTGKGKQGGSTITQQYVKNYYLSQEQTVTRKVKELVISLKVDRRNSKDDILAGYLNSSYYGRLAYGVQAASRAYYRTEVQNLSVEQGAYLAALLQAPSQYDWAIASPEGKQLVTRRWNYVLDNMVEQGWLDKGKRQRMKFPVPVAPKQASGLSGQTGYLVDAATRELIASGVSEQELAGGGWRITLNIDPAKQRALEQAVATGLGGRAGATAGDGAADANTQAGAVSVDPKSGRIVALYGGRDSTRHYLSNASRADYQAGPTFEPIAMAASMEAKTDANDVSGTEHIRKTAAALGMAVESRDFASSQATTLGLMGASPLELAGVYSSFRHDGRKITPSIVKSAERDGEQTGLRGAIGGQAIDPRTADMVTSYLRGDLSPSDVGGPRYADDREGTVTTAQGRTDDRKAEWFIGSADELVTAIGLFGEDAKTQKQVALKNIGDGSPAIIWSGYIKRALPLPTPQAEGQ; from the coding sequence TTGTTCACCTGGCGCAAGGCGCTGGCCGGTGTCATCTCTCTGGTCGCTCTGCTGATCGGCGGCTTCACCGTTCTCTACGTCGCCATCGACATACCCAAGGCCAATGAACTGGCCCAGGCCCAGAGCAACGTCTATCTCTTCAGCGACGGCACCCGCCTCGCCCGCACCGGCGAGATCAACCGCGAGACCGTGCCGCTCAGCAAGGTGCCCACGGATGTGCGGCGCGCTTTCGTCGCGGCGGAGAACAAGGACTTCTACAGCGACTCCGGCGTGTCGTTGTCCGGCACCGCCCGCGGCATCCTGAGCACTCTGACGGGGAAGGGCAAACAGGGCGGGTCGACCATCACCCAGCAGTACGTCAAGAACTACTACCTCAGCCAGGAACAGACAGTCACCCGCAAGGTCAAGGAGCTGGTCATCTCCCTCAAGGTCGACCGGCGAAACTCCAAGGACGACATCCTCGCCGGGTATCTGAACAGCAGTTATTACGGGCGGCTCGCGTACGGAGTCCAGGCGGCGTCCCGCGCGTACTACCGCACCGAGGTCCAGAACCTGAGCGTCGAACAGGGCGCCTATCTCGCGGCGTTGCTGCAGGCTCCCAGCCAGTACGACTGGGCCATCGCCAGTCCCGAGGGCAAGCAACTGGTCACCCGGCGTTGGAACTACGTACTCGACAACATGGTGGAGCAGGGCTGGCTGGACAAGGGGAAACGGCAGCGGATGAAGTTCCCCGTACCGGTCGCCCCCAAGCAGGCCTCGGGTCTTTCGGGCCAGACCGGCTATCTCGTGGACGCCGCGACGCGTGAGCTGATCGCCTCGGGCGTGAGCGAGCAGGAGCTGGCGGGCGGCGGCTGGCGCATCACCCTCAACATCGATCCCGCCAAGCAGCGCGCCTTGGAGCAGGCCGTCGCCACGGGCCTCGGCGGCAGGGCGGGAGCGACGGCCGGCGATGGGGCCGCGGACGCCAACACGCAGGCCGGTGCGGTCTCGGTGGACCCGAAGTCCGGCCGCATCGTGGCCCTGTACGGCGGCCGTGACTCGACCCGCCACTACCTCAGCAATGCCTCCCGCGCCGACTACCAGGCGGGCCCCACCTTCGAGCCGATCGCCATGGCGGCGTCCATGGAGGCCAAGACCGACGCCAACGATGTGTCCGGCACCGAACACATCAGAAAGACCGCCGCGGCTCTTGGAATGGCTGTGGAATCACGTGACTTCGCCTCGTCCCAGGCGACAACGCTCGGCCTGATGGGAGCCAGCCCGCTGGAACTGGCCGGTGTCTACTCCTCCTTCCGCCACGACGGCAGGAAGATCACGCCCTCGATCGTCAAGTCCGCGGAGCGGGACGGCGAGCAGACCGGCCTGCGCGGGGCGATCGGCGGACAGGCGATCGATCCCCGGACGGCCGACATGGTCACCTCGTACCTCCGCGGCGACCTGAGCCCGAGTGACGTCGGCGGTCCCCGGTACGCGGACGACCGCGAGGGGACGGTGACCACGGCCCAGGGCCGCACCGACGACAGGAAGGCCGAGTGGTTCATCGGCTCGGCCGACGAGCTCGTCACCGCGATCGGCCTCTTCGGCGAGGACGCCAAGACCCAGAAACAGGTCGCCCTCAAGAACATCGGCGACGGCTCCCCCGCGATCATCTGGTCCGGCTACATCAAGCGGGCCCTCCCGCTGCCGACGCCTCAGGCAGAGGGCCAGTAG